In a genomic window of Rhizobium sp. CIAT894:
- a CDS encoding IS4 family transposase: protein MRHDNSVFHDLLKRIPWTIFERLVEEHQADKHVRRLSTKSQLIALLYGQLAGAVSLREIVGSLESHSARLYHLGARPVSRSTFADANGLRPSAVFTELFTQMLARAGRGLKRAIGEAVYLIDGSSLPLSGAGSQWARFSDQACGAKMHVVYDANAERPIYAAVTAANVNDITAAKEMPIEAGATYVFDLGYYDFGWWAKLDAAGCRIVTRLKSHTKLTASAEQAVNEDAGILFDRIGLLPQRQARSRRNPMNRPVREIGVRIETGKILRIFSNDLTAPAEEIAALYKRRWAIELFFRWVKQTLKIRHFLGNSENAVRIQVAVALIAYLLLQMAKADQATIISPLAFARLVRTNLMHRKRIDRLLKPRNNPPGNPGQMSLQW, encoded by the coding sequence GTGCGGCATGACAATAGCGTCTTTCATGATCTGTTGAAGCGGATTCCGTGGACGATCTTCGAAAGACTTGTGGAGGAGCATCAGGCCGACAAGCATGTTCGGCGGCTGTCGACGAAGAGCCAGTTGATCGCCCTGCTTTACGGCCAGCTTGCCGGTGCCGTCAGCCTGCGCGAGATCGTCGGGTCCCTGGAAAGCCATAGTGCCCGCCTTTACCATCTCGGCGCTCGCCCGGTGTCGCGCTCGACTTTCGCCGATGCCAACGGCCTGCGTCCGAGCGCCGTTTTTACCGAGTTGTTTACGCAGATGCTGGCCCGCGCCGGGCGCGGCCTCAAGCGGGCCATCGGCGAGGCGGTCTATCTGATCGACGGCAGCAGTCTGCCACTTTCCGGGGCGGGATCGCAGTGGGCCCGCTTTTCCGATCAGGCCTGCGGCGCCAAGATGCACGTCGTCTATGATGCCAATGCCGAACGGCCGATCTATGCGGCCGTCACCGCGGCCAATGTCAACGACATCACCGCCGCCAAGGAGATGCCGATCGAGGCGGGCGCCACCTATGTCTTCGATCTCGGCTATTACGATTTCGGCTGGTGGGCGAAGCTGGATGCCGCCGGCTGCCGCATCGTCACCCGCCTCAAGTCCCATACGAAACTGACAGCGAGCGCCGAGCAGGCGGTCAACGAGGATGCCGGCATCCTGTTCGACCGCATCGGCCTGTTGCCGCAGCGCCAGGCCAGGAGCCGCCGCAATCCGATGAACCGGCCGGTGCGCGAGATCGGCGTGCGGATCGAAACCGGCAAGATATTGCGCATCTTCTCCAACGATCTTACCGCCCCGGCCGAGGAGATCGCCGCACTTTACAAGCGCCGCTGGGCGATCGAACTGTTCTTCCGCTGGGTCAAGCAGACGCTGAAAATCCGCCATTTCCTCGGCAACAGCGAAAATGCAGTGCGCATCCAGGTGGCCGTCGCTCTGATCGCCTATCTGCTGCTGCAGATGGCAAAGGCCGACCAGGCCACCATCATAAGCCCGCTGGCCTTCGCCCGCCTGGTGCGCACCAACCTGATGCACCGCAAAAGGATCGACCGCCTGCTAAAACCACGCAACAACCCTCCCGGAAATCCCGGCCAGATGAGCCTCCAATGGTGA